The sequence below is a genomic window from Candidatus Cloacimonadota bacterium.
TATCATTTATGCTAACCAGTAAAACATCCTCATTTGAATCATTTGAGAATAATGTTCGCTTAGATTTCGATCCTTTCACTTCGACCAATATCTGTTTCTTTTTAGATATTAAACTGATCACAATTAATTTTTTATCGGGATTTTTGAAGAAAGCTTTGTATCGACCCCAAAAGACCTCTTTATGATCGGTATGAACAAATTTTATAAAATTTTTATCGATTATCTGAGCAAGATCAAGATCGAGCAGATCAGCAAATTTATGATTTACGTTAACGATCCTGGCTTTTTCATCCAGAACAGCATAACCGATTGGAGCTTTATTATAAAGATGGGAATATCGATCGCGGGAAATTTCCAGTTCCTGCTGAATAAGTAGCAGCTCTTCATTCTGCATTTCCAGCTCAATTTGATGAACTTGAAGTTCGTGAATGAGTTTATCTTTTTCGATATTGTTGAGTTTTTGTTTAGATTTTTGTTTTTTGTATTTTTCTTCGGCTTTTTTTCGCAGGTCTTTCATCTTTTTATCGTTCATTGTCTCCTCCGAATAAATATTGTGTTAAGAGATCAAAATTGCTACGTAGCAATTTGGGTTTCAGTTTATCGAGTTCACAAAATATATTATTCATTTTATAATTCCGTTTGAATAGCTTTGCGCAATTTCAAAATAAAATTAACGCCATTATCTTCATTTTCTACATCAACAAAGCCATCATAATTTTCGATGGTCTGTTTTACAATATGTAATCCTATACCAGTATTTCCAGTTTCACCAAAGTGAAAACCTTCTTCAAAAATGCGTTCAATTATATCTTCTGCAATCCTGTCTCCATCATTAAAAAAGTTGACTTTGATGAATCTATCCTCTTCACAGATTTTTACTATAATATTTTTTGCTTTTCCATGCTTTAATGAGTTTGCAGTCAGATTTTCAAATACTGAATACAATCCTTCATCGGCAAACACAAAGCCATCACCTTCGATTTCGAAATTTACTTCAGGATGGTCCTTGCGAGTTTTTTGCAATACTTTCTTTAAATTCATTTCAATAAGATCACTGTGAGAATTCATAAATGATTCCTGATCTCGCAGTCTTTTTATGGTACCAAGGCATTTCAGAACACGGCTATTGATTTCTTCAAGAAATGCATCATCGGGATTTCTGCGATAGATCCTGATAGCGCTCCTTACTACCACAAGATCGTTTGCCAGATCATGACGCAGAGTCTTATTTAGTAGTTGAAGTCGTTCTCTTCCAATTTTAATTTCGTCCATTTTCCTCTGTAGATCGGAATGCAATATCTGCAGCTCTTTCAAAGCTTCATCAAGTTGAATTTTCTGTTTTGTTATCATTTCATTCTTTTCCAGAATTATCTTGTTTTCTCTTTTTTTGAGAGCATAACGATTGTATAAAACAACCAGAAACAAGACTACCAGAATGATGAGACTAATAAGAAAATATTTCAGGTTTCTCTGCCTTTCCAGCAACAAATCTTTTATCTGGTTATTCTTTCTTAAAATTTCAGTTTGTCGTTCCTGTTCTTGTGCTTCATTTGTTTTCTGAATATCGGCAATTTTTCGGATACTTGTTGTGAATAAAGCTTGTTCCAATTTTGAATGCTCTATGTAAAATTCCAGAGACTTTTTGTAATTTCCTGTTGCTCTATACAATTTGGAATAAATATCCAATGCTTCCAATTCCAGGTCTTTTGCAGAAATAGTTTTTGCTATTTCATAACCTTTATCTACGTAAGAAAATGCAAGCGGATAGTTCTTTAATTCCAGATATACCGCAGCCAAATTATTGTTAGTATTTGCTATTGCCCAGGTATCATTAATCTGGTTGGATATTTTTAGTGATCTATTTAAGAACTGAAGTGCTAAATCAAATTTTTCCAATTCTAAATAAGCCAGTCCAATATTATTTGAAACTGTGGAAATACCTTCCTCATCACCTCTCTCTTCATCCATTTTCAAAGCTTTCAGATAATATTCCAGTGCTTTTTCATATTTTTTTGTGTCATCATAAATGATGCCAATATTATTGTAGGAAATCGCTAAACCTTCTTTATTATTGAGGGCTTGTTGCAAATGCAGATGTTTCTCGTAATAATCCAGAGCACTATCAAAATCATTTATGGCATGAAAAATGTTTCCAATGGTATTATAAGAATCTGCAATACCGCTGGAATCTTCAAGAGCCTGATAATAATTTAAGGCTTTAAAATACGATTTCAATGCTTTTACATATTCGGCCAGGAATTCATAATTATTCCCAATAATATAAGATAGAACTGCCATATCTTGTAAATTATTCAGTTCAGTATCTATCGAAAGAGATTTTTGATAATATGCCAATGCTTCTGCGTTTTTTTGCTGCAATTCATAAACTTTTCCCAGAGACGAATATATAGTAGATATTTGCCAGGGCATGTTCAAATTTTGATAAATTTTCAGCGATTTTTTATAATAATCAATTGCTTTCTGATATTTTTTTTGTTCAGTATAAATAAATCCTGAATATTTATAGAGTTCCGCTAAAGTTTCATCAGCTTCGTTTTGCTCCAATTTTTTTTCATTTTCCAAAAGAATTTTCAGAGCTTTTTTATACTCCGACCGAATATAATGAATGTAAGCCAGATTATTCCTGGCTTTGCTAGCATCAAGGTTGTTTCTGATGCTTTCTTCCAGAATCTGTTTTCCAAGCTGCAAGGCTTTGGCAGTATCGGTTTCGGTATATTCTATTGAGAGCTTCATTTGTAATTCGATTCTTTCGTGTATATTAGCTGTTTCGTTAATTTTTTGAACCAGGCTGTCTATTTTCGATGCTGTACCCAATAGATGAAATGTAATAGTTAAAAATAGGAAAATAATCCCATATGATTTTGATAATTTCACTGCACATGTCCTTTTAAATTTATAAATTTTATATCGTTTGAGGACTGAAGTCCTGATAGGTTTTGGATTTCTTTTCCCACGGGTTGAAACCCGTGGCAATTCAGAAACCCGTGGCAACTCAGTGAATTGCCCCGTGCTTTAGCGCGGGGATAGAAATTTTTGCTACAAAACTCGGGCTTTAGCCCTTCACTTTTATTTTTTTCCATTTTTTATCTATTCAGTTTTTTTTTAAAATTCGCATTTGCTTCTCTATTTCAGTTATCAGATCTTTTTTATCGACCGGTTTGGAAATGAATCCATCACATCCTGAAGCCAGGATATATTCTTTATCTTCCGGCATCACTCTAGCTGTAACTGCAATAATTTTGATATGTTTTGTATCAGCAGAGTTTTTTAATATTCCGGCAATCTCTGTTCCATCCATTTTGGGAAGATTAATATCCAGCAAGATCACATCGGGTAATTTGAATACAGCTTTCCTCAGACCTGCTTCTCCATCATTGGCTTCCAGAATATCATAATTGTCCTTTAAAATTGCTTTTAATGTAATAACACTGTCGGGATCATCCTCGATAATTAGAATTTTAGGTTTTCCATTTTTAACAGAAGCTTTGGTCTTACCTACCTCAAATTTGCTTTCCTCTTCGCTCATCATTTCAGAGATCTTATTCAAAAATCCCGTTCGATTGATATCGCCTTTTTGAACAAGCTGTTGAATATTGTTGGAAGTGAGTTTTTTCAAATCCTTGTTAGTCAGGTTTTTGGCAGTTAATATAAGCACAGGAATGTTTTCAGTTTCCGGTTTGGAACGAATAGTTTCCAAAACTTCAAAACCATCGACATCGGGCATCATCAGGTCCAGGATTATTCCATCCGGAATTCGCTCTTCCACATAATCCAAAGCTTGCCTTCCACCTTCTGCAATTTCTATCGAAAAACCTTCCTGCTGCAGAATTTCCTTAATCTGAATAATCGTAGTCGGGTTGTCTTCCACAATAAGCAGGTGATTTTTTTTTCTTATATGATCAGAATTCTTTTTCTTAGTTTTTCTATTTTCTATCTTAATTCCATTCTCAATACTATCAATTTTTAGTGGAATGATAACAGTGAAAGTAGAACCTTCTCCTATCTTACTTTTCACCTCAATATCACCACCCAGAATTGACATTAACTTATAAGAAATTGCCAATCCTAAACCGGTACCTTCAAATTTGCGGGAAGCTGTTCCATCGGCTTGTCTGAATTCATCGAAAATGTATGGAAGTGCCTCTTTTGAAATTCCAATTCCTGTATCACTAATTTCTATGTAAAATTTGTCGTTCTGTTTTTCAACATCGATCTTTACCTTTCCTTTTTCCGTAAATTTGATAGCATTATTGATGATGTTCATAAGAACTTGATATAATTTTTGCTCATCAGATTCTATAGGCGGGAGATTCGTTTTCGGTTTGTATTTCAGTTTAATCTTCTTCTCATCGGCCAAAGGTCGCAATCCATCTAAGATGTCCTGCAGTAAATTCGATAATGAAAATTTACTTACTGCAATATTCATTTTACCAGCTTCTATTTTGGAAAGATCGAGTATCTCATTTATCATTTTCAAAAGATTTTTGCCATTTCGTTCTACTATTTCCAGATAATTGAGCTGTTCATGGTTCAAAACACTTTTTCCTTGATCTATCAAAACTCTGGAAAGAGCTAAAATCGAATTTAATGGTGTTCGTAATTCGTGGCTCATATTAGAAAGAAATTCACTTTTCAGTTGATTTGCTTCCGCTACCTGGCGACGCTGCATTTCCAGCTCGGTGTTCTGCTGTTGCAGCTCTTCGGAATTCAGCTGTAATTCTTCTGCCTGAGATTGCAGCTCCTCGGTTTGTTCTTGCAATTCTTCTGCCTGAGACTGCAATTCCTCATTTTTATTCTGCAATTCTGCAACCAGTTTTTCTACCTTTTCAGAGGCAAGCAATCTGGAATAGACAGCATTGATATTGAGCCAGATTCTGCTGATCATTTCCATTTGATCTTCTCGGAGTTTCTGCACGCAACCAAGTGTGATAACAGCCTTGACTTCTTCATTTACCAGAATGGGAATGCAGATTATTTCATTTAGAACGATCTCTGCGAGTGTGGAATTAAATTTGAATATTGTGTCTTGCGGAATGTTTTGAATGCGATAAATTCGTTTGCTTTGAATTGCCATCCCAAGTTCGCCTTCCAGCTTATCTGCATTAAAACTCTGCCAGAGTTCTCGATTCGCTCCTATCGAATAAAAATGTACAAAATATTCCGACTCATCTTTCTGCACATAATAAACCGCCATTTGTGCAGATGTCTGAGCCATTAGTTCGGTTAGAGTTACGGAAGCAAAATCCTGTCTCGATTGCGTTCTGATGATTTTGCCGGAAAACGAATTCACACTTTTTTGAATCTGAATTGCCGCTCCTGTTACTTCTGCCAATTTATTGAATGTATCAGCTAAAAGCTTATATTCATCGTTATAATTATTGTGTAAGCGGGCAGAAAAATCTTCATTGCGAACTCTTTGAGCAAATTCTATCAATCTGTTGATCGGAACTACGATCGAGTTAGTGAGAAATCGCAGAATAATACTAATGACAATAACCAGAATTAAGAAGAGAAAAAAGTAATTCAAAACCATTTTATAAAGTGGAGCATACAATTCTTTTGCATCCTGTTTGCTTACTATTCCCCAGTTGAATTCTGGAATATGAGAATATGCGGCAATCACTTCGCTGCCTCGATAATCCTTTGTTTTTACAGTTCCACTGATTCCAGCAGCTCCCATTTGAGCAGGGAAGGCTTCGATCTGGAATGTAAGTGGATCTGCCTTTTTCCAGCGCAGATTACTGAGTGCAATCGAATTTTCATCGACAATAAGATTTTCACCTGTTTCGCCAAGACCAGCATGAACATTCAGAATTTTATAAATAGAATTTTCCAAATCGATTCGAGCAACTAAAATAGAATTTATTTCACTGGAATCTTCCGGATTAATGGGAATCGAAAAAGCCATGGCCGTCTTTTTTAAAGATTTGGAATAATAGATATCTGTAATACAAAAATCACCCGAATTGAGGGGATTTTTGAAATAGGGCTCGGAAATCTTGGAAATCCCTTCATTTTCGGAATTCGTAGAAATCTGGATAACTCCTTTTTCGGCATCGATAATAAATATTTCGGAATATGCTCTGAAATTTAACATAAGCCTTTTGATCAAATTGCGGGCAACTTTGATCCGATATAGATCTGTTGCCGTTTTTTGTTCTTTGTTCATGATGTCTGAAATCTCACGAATTTCCAGGTCGCTGGCAATTGTATTAAGATCTCCCCGACGTTCAAGAAACCATTCTCGAATCTGTTCGATTTTCATGTCTCGAACTGCAACAAGTTTGTTTTCAGCCCGCATTTTTATGGCTTCTGATCTTTGCAGATAAGTTATCGTTAATGCTATCAATAAAGGAATGATAGACATAAAATAAAACCAGAATCTGATTCTGGATTTAATGTTTTTGAAACTATAAATTTTCATAATTAGAATTTTCCTTTCAAAATATTTTTTTAAAAATCTTACAATTTGCATTTATTTGAACAAAATATTTGAGTTCACCCGTCGTAGGAATTTCAGATTCTCCCAACATTAAATATCCACCTAATTTTAAGGACTTTAATAATTTATCCAAAATAATCTTTTGAAAATCAGATTCAAAATAAATAAGCACATTTCGGCATAAAACAAGGTCAAAATCGCCAAAGACACTTTCCGGCGGTACGGAATACTTTGAAGAAAGAAGATCATAAACAGAAAAATTCACCATCTCTTTTATCTGTTCTTTCAGGTGGAATTCACCATTATTCTGTTCAAAATATTTGTTGAGATATTTTAAGGGAACATCTTTCATTGCATCTTCGTTGTAGATAGCTAGCTTAGCTTTTTCGATAACATTTCTATCTATATCCGTGGCAAATATCGAAGCTGAAATGCCAGTTTTTTCTTTATCAAATAATTCTTTCAATAAAATAGCTACTGAATAAGCCTCTTCTCCCGAAGCACATCCAGCCGACCAAACTCTGAGTGTGGATTTGTTTTCAATACAACTTGCCAGAATATTGCTAAGGACGTGTTTTTCAAGATAGGCAAAAGAAAGTGTATCGCGAAAGAAACTGGTTACATTTATTGTAAATGCATCCAATAAATTATCTATTTCATCATGATTTTGAGTTAGATATTCGTAATATTCATCAAAATCTGATGTTTTTGTAGCATATTGTCTGGTCGAAATTCGTCGCTGCAGCATATTAATTCTGTTTCCCGAAAAATCGTAACCTCTGGATTCCCGTAAATAATGCAATATTTGCCCAATTTTCTGCTTCATTTTTTATCATCCCCATTCAAATAAAAAATAAATCCACACGTTCAATCTCTCTTCATTCGGAAATTAATTCAAATGAAGTTGTTGTAAAGATAAATATTTAATTTTACTAAGTTATATTATACAAGTAGAAAGTTATGGTTTCTGAACGTATAAAGATTTACTAAATTCTAAAAACCCTACCATCTTCATTTCTTTTTGCTTTTCAAAAAAAAAATACAAAAATTTTTAGAATGTTAATTATGAGAGATAAAAAAAAAGCCGTCGGAAAAAATCCAACGGCTCGATTTTTTATCTAATTATTTTATTAAGATTAACGTTTTTTACGTCCTCGTTTTGCCATGCGTTTCTGACGATTGGTAAAATGAGCAACCATGAGTGGGCTTGCTACAAATATAGAAGAATATGTACCTACGATAACACCAACCAGAAGTGCAAAGGCAAAATCATGAATAACTGTGCCGCCAAACAAATACAAGGCAAGAACCACAACAAAAGTAGTTAATGAAGTGATGATCGTTCGACTGAGTGTTTCATTGATACTGTGATTGAAAACGCTATGGAACGATTCTTTACGGAACACTCTCATGTCTTCACGAATTCGGTCGAACACAACGATCGTATCGTTAAGAGAATATCCAACAATAGTAAGAAGTGCTGCTACTATCGATAAACTGATCTCTTTTCCAAACAGAGAAAAGATACCGACAGTGATAAGAACGTCGTGTAACAAAGCAGCAACTGCAGCCAAACCGAATGTAAATTCAAAACGCCACCAGATGTAAAGAATGATACCCAGAAGTGCCCAGAAAATAGCTAAAATAGCTTTCTCTTTTAGTTCACCACCAATTTTGGGTCCAACTTCTTCCTGTAAACGAATCAGAGTAGTTGGATCTACATTATTGGGATATTCTTTTTTGATAAGGTTAACGATTTGTGTACTTACTTTTTCTTCACCTTCTTCTGCAGTTTTGGTTTTAATCAGGAAAAGGTCTCTGGTTTTATCCGAACTGCTTATTGCCTGAATCTCTGCACTTTCGATACCAGCAGTTGTCAGTAAATCTCGCAGCATTTGGACATCGATCTTCTGTGCTTGATTATTAATTGGAGTAAGTTCCAATTCTAAAGATAATCCACCGGTAAAATCAATACCATATTTTGGTCCGCCATTAATGATAAGCGAAACCAGACCAGCCAGGATAACAATGATAGAAATTGTGAAAGCTATCTTTCTTTTCCCTATGAAATCTATTTTAGTTTCTCCAAAGAATCTCATTGTTTCCCCCTAAATACTAAGTTTATCTCTTGCCACATTGGTAACGAATCCGTCGAATATGGCTTTTGCTAAAACGATTGAAGCGAACATCGAACCAACGATACCGATGGAAAGCGTAACTGCAAATCCACGAATTGGTCCAGTTCCAAATTGATAAAGTACTAAAGCAGTAATAAGAGTGGTTATATTGGCATCCAGAATTGTGACCAGAGCTCTACTGAAGCCACCATCCACTGCAGTACGTACTGTTTTTCCCATATGTAAATTTTCTCTAATTCTTTCGAAGATGATCACGTTTGCATCCACAGCCATACCAATCGTAAGAATTACACCGGCAATACCTGGCATCGTAAGTGTAGCTTCAAACATGGTTAGAACAGCCAGAATAAAGATTACGTTCACAGCAACTGCAATATCTGCGATCAAACCGGAAAGTCCATAATAAAATATCATAAATATGAAGACAATTGCCAAACCGATAATGGCTGCCATCATACCGGCTCTGATACTGTCGGATCCAAGAGTTGGCCCTACAGTTCTTTCTTCGATGATCTTGACAGGTGCAGGAAGTGAACCGGCATTCAACACAATCACAAGGTCTTGCACTTCTTCGATCGTAAATTGTCCTGTAATTCTTGCTTCTCCACTTGGAATGCGAGATTGAATCGTAGGTGCAATATAAACAATATCATCCAACAAAATTGCCAGTCTTTCATTTATATGCTGTCCTGTTACATTTTTAAAGATTCTGGCACCGGCTTTGTTGAAAGTAAGTAGAATGTACGGTCCCTGATCTTTTGGTGCATATCCCTGACCGATCTTGGTCTGAGCTTTTTCCAGGTATTTTCCTGTAATTTCTGATTTTTCTTTCAGCACATAGATCTGTCTTGCTTTGTAGGGATCGTTTGCATCTTCTCTTCCTACTGCAAGCTGCAGTCCGGCAGGAAGTGCATTTTTGAAGTCTTCATTTTTCAATAATTTTTTCAGAAGTGCCAGATTTTCATAATCTACCGTGTATGGCTCATCATTACTGGAAGTAGTAAGATTTGTGAAGATATACAGGTTATCTTCTTCAGCTTCTTCGCCTTCTACTTCTTCCTCTTCTTCCGATTCCAATACATCTGTAACTTCTTCAGTAGTAATATCGGCAAATGGTTTTAATTCTTCAAACTGATCTAAATTATCCTGCAGAAATCTATCCAAAGCTTTTGTAGCTTCTTCATATTGCTCTCCGTCTGCCAGCAGTTTGAATTCCAAAAGTGCAGTTTTACCGATCAGGTTTTTTGCACGGCTGGGATCATCCAAGCCAGGAAGCTGGAGAATAATTCTGTTTGTGGTTCCTACACGTTGAATAATTGGTTCGGCCACTCCAAACTGGTCGATCCTGTTGCGAATGATTTGATAGGCAGTTTTTACAGCATCCTCTTTATCGTCTTGCGAAAGTGTTAATTCCGAAAAATCAACTTCCAGTTGAATTTGAGATCCACCTTGTAAATCCAGACCAAGTCTTAATTCTTTCTCGGTCCAGAACGAAGGAAGGTTCGGAACAACCAACGGAGCAAAGAAATATGCCGTAACAAGTAGAACTGCAACGATGATTAATCCTCTAATTTTACTGTTCTTCATTACTTAGAACTCCTTATTATTTCTTCATTACATCTTTTTTACACAGAAAAATCAAAAAGTATTTAAGCTTTACAGCAGTCAAGTACTTTGTAATTAAGAATATTTATTAAATATTATTTCTTTAATCTTTATTTGGAATTTCAGCTTTAAATCCGATATCTTTTGCATCCGGCATTCCCGGCATATTGATCTCACCATGCTTGTTTTCAAAGTTTTCAATATTCTGCTGCAATATCTTGAGGAATTGCTTGGCATGCTGTGGTGTAGATAAAATCCTGCTATAAATTTTTGCATTGGGAAGTCCTGGAACAATTCTTCCGAAATCAATAATAAATTCCGAAGGTGAATGTGTTATCATGCAAAAATTGGAATAAACTCCTTCGCCTACTTTCTCATCAATCTTTAAATTCAGTTTTTTCTTGTTAGCCATTATTTTTCTCCTTGTTTTTTCTTAATTCTTTTAGTTCTTCATCCACACAATTTGGGATAAGATCCGTCACATCTCCACCCAGTGAATGTACTTCTCGAATAATCGTGGAACTTAGATACAGATAGCGATAGCTCGGCACGAAAAACACTGTGTCGATATCTTGATACATCTTTTTGTTCATGAGCGCCTGAGACAGTTCGTACTCGAAATCGGAAACAGCTCTCAAACCTCTTATCATGGCATCGGCTTTTACTCGTTTGGCAAAATTAACCACCAAACCATGGAATTTCATTACTTTTATCTTCGGCATATCCAGAACAGATTTTTTGCAAAGTTCGACGCGTTTATCCAGATCGAAAATTGTATCCTTTCCAGTATGATCTGCAACAGCCAAAATCACTTCATCAAACAGTTCTGCAGCTTTTTTCAGAACATCTACATGACCATTTGTAATGGGATCGAACGTTCCTGCATAAATTGCTCGTTTCATCGTTTTATCCTCTACCCTCAATTCCTTGCTCTTCCCCTATTAAGGGGAAATGTACAGCTTGTCTGGACAAAGGGGTTATATTATTCATTTTCTATCATTTTTCCAATTCATCCACTTCTTTGGGAATGTTTTGTGAAAGATTTTTATGACCTGTTTTTGTAACTAAAATATCATCTTCAATTCGCACTCCGATCTTTTCTTTTGGAATGTAAATACCTGGTTCAACTGTAATTACATTTCCTGCTTCCAGAGCTGTATCACGCGGTCCCACATCATGAGCTGCCATTCCCAGATGATGACCGACGCTGTGCATGTAATATTTGAAGTATTCACTTTTCTCTTTGATCAACTTCAGTCTGAACAGAGCTTCGGTGATCAATTCAACTGTTTTTTTATTCAATTCCTGAAGAGATACACCTGGTTTTATCATTGAAATTATTTCTTTATTCACATTCAAGACTTCCTGGTAAACATCCTTTTGACGCTTGGTAAATTTACCAGAAACTGGAAAAGTTCTGGTTATGTCGGAACTATAACCATTGCAGGCCAAACCAAGATCCATCAGGATCAGATCGTTTTTGCCGATTTTAGAATTATTCTGGCTATAATGCAAAGTGGCAGCATTTACACCGCTGGCAATGATCGGATGGAATCCCAGATGACGAAAACCAGCTTTCTTAGAAGCAAAAAGTAATTCTGCTTCCAATTCATATTCCATCATTCCTGCTTTGGCATTTTTCATTATAGAAGCAATTCCAGCACCCGTTACATCGATAGCTTTCTGCATTTGCTTAATTTCCCATTTATCCTTGATTGCCCGAAGTGGAGAGATCCTCTTCATTGCTTCATCTATCGTTATATTTGGAAAATGTTCTTTTATCTTATTGGCAAAGATCTGCTGTTTGTTGAGCGGTTTGGAAAGATTGGTATTATTTAGATTGATGTAGCATTTTTCCATTCCATTCAAATAGAACTGCATCTTTCTTTCCAGTTCGTCCAGAAAAGAAACAGTTTTAATCCCAGATAATTTTGTTGTTTCTTGTTTAGTTAATTTTTTGCCTTCCCACACTTCCATTTCGGGAATGCCACGCTCGATAAAAAGAGTAGTTTGCAATTTATCTTTTACTTTTCTTTGAACAAATACAGCATCAGGAATTTGCAATCCTGTGCAATAGAGAAAATTGCTGTCCTGCCAAAAATAACTGGGATAGCTGGATTCTGATGCTGCGAAAACAATCAATATCTCATTATTTTCCAGTTGTTTATTCAGTTTATCTCTTCTTTCGCTATACATTTTCAAAATTTATCTCCTTTATCATATAAAATCACCAATTTTCAGATTACCATAAAGCCCGTCGTAACCTGCAGGATCGAACCTGAAATCACCTTTCTGCACTGCCAGAATTCGGTTGATAGTTTTTTGCTCAACTCTTTTGTCAAGCATAACCTGCACGTTTTCAGATTGCCAGAGTGCTATCTCGGAAGGAAATACTTTCATAACCTTATCGAAAACCTTTAAAACTTTTTTGGAACTTACGCTTTTCAGGTTCAACGATTCGGCAATTACTTCGACCAAAGGAATAAGGTGTTTGAAATTACGTCTCAGAGGTACGATCTTCTCTTCCATCAGTTGCCTGCAGCGCTGCTGCACTCCAAGATTCATCTTTTTCCCACAGATCGGACATTGCAGATTTTCAGGAGGATTTTTAATAATTATTTCATGATCGTGTCCTGCTCTATTTGCCCGATGACCTGTTAGAAAATAGCGTCCTTCAGCAGGATTGAATTCGGCAGTGAAATCAACTTTATTCGTTCGTAAAGAATCGATGATGGAAGAGTATTTCTTTTCTTCTACATCAAGAACTGTAAACTCTCTTCCAATTCGATTGAGAGCAGCACTGTGACAATCGCTATTGGAAATGAATGTAAGGTTAGCTAAATCTGGAATATGCTGCAGCATAACAGGATCGGCACTCAAGCCTGTTTCAATGCAATTGATTTTTGGCAGAAAATTCCCATAAAATTCTATCATTTCGGAAAGATTATTCTTACTTCCCAGAATACCGTCCGGCGTCATTACATGGGCAGGAATGATCTCGATGAGTGGATGAACATTCGCAATCTGAAAAAGCTGATCTTCCAATTCAGATTGGAAATTTGAAACAATAAACGGACGACCAATAGTGTTTTTCATTTTCCAATTTTTCATCAAGATCTGCATTTTTTCTATCGATTTGAAATTCGGGAAAAGAATGATGTGATGAGCGATAGTTTTGT
It includes:
- the secD gene encoding protein translocase subunit SecD, with translation MKNSKIRGLIIVAVLLVTAYFFAPLVVPNLPSFWTEKELRLGLDLQGGSQIQLEVDFSELTLSQDDKEDAVKTAYQIIRNRIDQFGVAEPIIQRVGTTNRIILQLPGLDDPSRAKNLIGKTALLEFKLLADGEQYEEATKALDRFLQDNLDQFEELKPFADITTEEVTDVLESEEEEEVEGEEAEEDNLYIFTNLTTSSNDEPYTVDYENLALLKKLLKNEDFKNALPAGLQLAVGREDANDPYKARQIYVLKEKSEITGKYLEKAQTKIGQGYAPKDQGPYILLTFNKAGARIFKNVTGQHINERLAILLDDIVYIAPTIQSRIPSGEARITGQFTIEEVQDLVIVLNAGSLPAPVKIIEERTVGPTLGSDSIRAGMMAAIIGLAIVFIFMIFYYGLSGLIADIAVAVNVIFILAVLTMFEATLTMPGIAGVILTIGMAVDANVIIFERIRENLHMGKTVRTAVDGGFSRALVTILDANITTLITALVLYQFGTGPIRGFAVTLSIGIVGSMFASIVLAKAIFDGFVTNVARDKLSI
- a CDS encoding DUF3467 domain-containing protein, which encodes MANKKKLNLKIDEKVGEGVYSNFCMITHSPSEFIIDFGRIVPGLPNAKIYSRILSTPQHAKQFLKILQQNIENFENKHGEINMPGMPDAKDIGFKAEIPNKD
- the coaD gene encoding pantetheine-phosphate adenylyltransferase, translated to MKRAIYAGTFDPITNGHVDVLKKAAELFDEVILAVADHTGKDTIFDLDKRVELCKKSVLDMPKIKVMKFHGLVVNFAKRVKADAMIRGLRAVSDFEYELSQALMNKKMYQDIDTVFFVPSYRYLYLSSTIIREVHSLGGDVTDLIPNCVDEELKELRKNKEKNNG
- a CDS encoding aminopeptidase P family protein, which translates into the protein MYSERRDKLNKQLENNEILIVFAASESSYPSYFWQDSNFLYCTGLQIPDAVFVQRKVKDKLQTTLFIERGIPEMEVWEGKKLTKQETTKLSGIKTVSFLDELERKMQFYLNGMEKCYINLNNTNLSKPLNKQQIFANKIKEHFPNITIDEAMKRISPLRAIKDKWEIKQMQKAIDVTGAGIASIMKNAKAGMMEYELEAELLFASKKAGFRHLGFHPIIASGVNAATLHYSQNNSKIGKNDLILMDLGLACNGYSSDITRTFPVSGKFTKRQKDVYQEVLNVNKEIISMIKPGVSLQELNKKTVELITEALFRLKLIKEKSEYFKYYMHSVGHHLGMAAHDVGPRDTALEAGNVITVEPGIYIPKEKIGVRIEDDILVTKTGHKNLSQNIPKEVDELEK
- a CDS encoding endonuclease Q family protein — protein: MELAVDLHSHSGYAGGVGQIELIAVSQTMKLKGIDVFGTGDCLFPPRAEELKKQLEEVEEGLFSLPNDESRFLLQTEVIFSSKLADYNNKTIAHHIILFPNFKSIEKMQILMKNWKMKNTIGRPFIVSNFQSELEDQLFQIANVHPLIEIIPAHVMTPDGILGSKNNLSEMIEFYGNFLPKINCIETGLSADPVMLQHIPDLANLTFISNSDCHSAALNRIGREFTVLDVEEKKYSSIIDSLRTNKVDFTAEFNPAEGRYFLTGHRANRAGHDHEIIIKNPPENLQCPICGKKMNLGVQQRCRQLMEEKIVPLRRNFKHLIPLVEVIAESLNLKSVSSKKVLKVFDKVMKVFPSEIALWQSENVQVMLDKRVEQKTINRILAVQKGDFRFDPAGYDGLYGNLKIGDFI